CCACCCGGGCTCAGGCGGCGTGACGTAGTAAAACGATTCTGACGACGGCTCGAACGGCCCGGCGGTGTCCATCATCGCAAACGCCCACCGCAGAAAGGGCGGGGTGGCTTCCACTCGCGCCGGGACGTCCGACGGGATGGTGACGATGCCGGCGGTGGTCACGAACGCCCGCAGCTCATCCAGCACGCGCGCCGCTTCGTCGATCAAGCGGTCGGGCGCCGGGTGATCCGCCGCCTGGCGGCGGATCGCGTCGCGGACGGCGAGGCCCGGCGCGGCGACCTCGCAGGCGGCGCGCAGCCGCTGCGTATTCTCGGCGAGATCCTGCCGTCCGATCTCGAGGAGGCGGTCGAGATCGAGCTCCACCATCTCGCCGGTGCGCAGCATTGTTCGGAACCGCTCTTCACCGATCGCGAACTCGTCCGTGGCCCGCGGCCGGGCCTCGTCAGTGAGGTACTGGACGAATCCCCGCAGCGCCGCCAGCGCGGCGCCGTTCGCCCGCTCGAACGCGGACCGCGCCTCGGGGGCGCCTCCGGCCCGCACCGCGGCCGGCAGGTCGCCCTCGTGGTAGGCGACCGCTCCGCCGTACACGTCGAGCGCCGTGTCGACGAACGACCGCGGCAGGGGAACGCGGAGGGTCGCACGCGCGGCGCGGAGCACGTCGGGAATCTGGCGGACGTGTTCGGTGAGCGCGGCCAGCCGGCGCTCGAACGGCGCGTAGTTGCGCTTCACGTAGTTGCTCACGTCGATCGCACTGCTGTAGGCGATCGGGTTGCGTTCCGGTTCGCGCAGCGATTCCAGCTCGAACATCTCTTCCTCGATCGCCACTTGCAAAAGCGTCAGGTCGTGCCGCTCGTCCCGGGTGAGGCCGCCCTCGGGCACCGCGGCTGCGCGCGCCGCCTGGGCGCGCAGGGTAGACGCCCGCTCGGCGCGGGCGCGCTCGCTGAAGCCCGGCACGCGGCCGTCGTATTCGTGAAGACCGAGAGAGGCGGCGAGCGTGGGATGGGTCTCGTAGAGCGATTTCAAGAAGTCGTCGGCGAGGGTGGCCAGGCCGTCGCCGGATGTGGCCGGAGGCATAGAGCGCGGTTCACCGGGTCGCGCGCCGAACCCTTGAATGTGTTACGATTTGGCCGGCCGGGGCGTGGCGCAGCTTGGTAGCGCGTCTGCTTTGGGAGCAGAAGGTCGCCCGTTCGAATCGGGCCGCCCCGACCAGATTTTACTGAGGTTTGTGCAGGGGTCTGCGAGGTCTTCGTTACCGCTGTCGTCTCAGCCGAGGGCGACAATGGCGGCGAAGCCAGCGTCGAGTCCCCTCAGTAGGTAGTGCCGAGCGGCCTGGGCGAACATGCCCCGCCAAGCTGTCCGACCCCGCAACTCGCCGGCCGGCCGCGCAACGCCAGCGCGACGCTTCTATCGCTCGGAGACGCCTACCGCAGGATCAGATGGCCGGTCGCTGCTAGAATAATCGCGCCCATCAGCAGGAGGAATACCAGCATCGCGTCACCCCCTTAGTTTGAAGTTTTCTTGGTCTGCTCACGCGCCCATCGCGCTTGAGCGGCCTTCCGGGCGATAGCCTTCCGACGTGCCGGAGAAAGTCTCTCGGCCCGAACCCGACCACCGCGCGGGCCTCCGATCTTGCCGCCGATCGGACCGCCCTTGAGCCCCCCGAGCCGGCCGAGGATGGCCGCCGCCTCGCTGATTACTTTCCGGTCCGTCGCCATACCTTACAGAATAGATGAGGGCGGTCCTGGCTGTCAATGCTTGAAGAGCGGATAAAATGCATTGCGATGCCCGTACATGTGAGCGCCTTACAGTCCGGTAGCGCGCGATTCCTCCTCGAAAACTCCTCCAAAGGTAGTATTTACAATCACATCGCGCGCGTCAAAATAGTGTGTACAAGAATCTATAGAAGGAGCGCGTGAGGGGAAACCGCGGTGTCTCGATACGGCATTACGGTCCAACCGCTGTCGCTTCACATCGGCGCCGTCTCGTTTTCCCCCGTCCCGCCGCCCGTTTCGGGAGGGTCGACGGGCGGTACCGGCGGCGGGAGCGCGGCTCCATTCCTTCTTCCGCTGATTGGACTCTTGTTTGCCCCGTTGCTGGCAGGAGCGCCGCCATCGGCTCCGACGGCGCAGCCCGGGGC
This genomic window from bacterium contains:
- a CDS encoding DUF885 domain-containing protein yields the protein MPPATSGDGLATLADDFLKSLYETHPTLAASLGLHEYDGRVPGFSERARAERASTLRAQAARAAAVPEGGLTRDERHDLTLLQVAIEEEMFELESLREPERNPIAYSSAIDVSNYVKRNYAPFERRLAALTEHVRQIPDVLRAARATLRVPLPRSFVDTALDVYGGAVAYHEGDLPAAVRAGGAPEARSAFERANGAALAALRGFVQYLTDEARPRATDEFAIGEERFRTMLRTGEMVELDLDRLLEIGRQDLAENTQRLRAACEVAAPGLAVRDAIRRQAADHPAPDRLIDEAARVLDELRAFVTTAGIVTIPSDVPARVEATPPFLRWAFAMMDTAGPFEPSSESFYYVTPPEPGWTAAQTEEWLTKFDYATLRDVGIHEVYPGHYVHFLHVRGIGRPLRQVLTSYAFVEGWAHDCEQLMLEQGFRPDDLPLRIAQLSEALLRDVRFIVAIEMHTRGMRVEDAAKMFVDHAYLEQLPAEKEAVRGTFDPGYLNYTLGKLMLRRLREDVRAREDARFTLRGFNDALLALGAPPVPLARRTLLGEDVHRPL